From Drosophila suzukii unplaced genomic scaffold, CBGP_Dsuzu_IsoJpt1.0 scf_6, whole genome shotgun sequence, the proteins below share one genomic window:
- the LOC139355016 gene encoding putative leucine-rich repeat-containing protein DDB_G0290503: MKYMETLQNRVVSNVEKTDLIISQLHKIEKSMSSGMPEIQSPCLDFINQTTKLVHNSSTLLKEQFVKLDRKVTDIDNKLEGLKVQIDNNLLQVEDFNGEASEKKDVTSHVNDITKSISYEAMTHVSSELSDLRDSTDSIDKKLQFHINIVSENIGRMMSMMHEVHFAVVDSNKQFETLNVTTSQPPTKSNKHDVIVKKIRPMVAISEKIDEVCGEVVNTRSTVDNLLPKSAALLTQTQRQERAIDEIHQDLKTKTNLIINNLDMVEKRLKKQENYVQILANLPEAHELAKDKTFNGFVEYDSTNQSIFDETLKRANSSLSLSFIQPSIGTTISPTTGENMQSPLHETSTNTNVTYHNGSVINGSKSAIRKDGLIFPSIKKKPSIINTTIVNDILALKDLKVSLFRLNQRAAHMHNALILGLFYTKVFLRPAK; the protein is encoded by the exons ATGAAATATATGGAAACTTTGCAAAATCGGGTAGTAAGCAACGTGGAAAAAACTGATTTAATTATATCTCAGCTTCATAAAATAGAAAAATCTATGTCTAGCGGCATGCCTGAAATCCAATCACCTTGTTTGGATTTTATAAACCAAACCACAAAACTAGTACACAATTCCTCAACCCTATTAAAGGAACAATTTGTTAAGTTGGATCGAAAAGTAACTGATATAGATAATAAGCTGGAGGGTCTTAAAGTCCAAATAGATAATAACTTGTTGCAAGTTGAGGACTTTAATGGCGAAGCTAGCGAGAAAAAGGACGTCACCTCACACGTAAATGACATTACTAAATCAATAAGCTATGAAGCAATGACACATGTGTCATCTGAACTAAGCGACCTTCGCGATTCAACTGACAGCATTGATAAAAAGTTACAGTTTCATATAAATATTGTTTCTGAAAATATTGGGAGAATGATGAGCATGATGCATGAGGTTCATTTTGCGGTAGTTGATAGTAACAAACAATTTGAAACTTTAAATGTAACAACGTCACAGCCACCGACAAAATCAAACAAACATGATGTTAtagttaaaaaaataagacCAATGGTTGCTATATCTGAAAAAATTGATGAAGTATGTGGCGAAGTGGTAAACACAAGATCAACGGTAGATAATCTTCTTCCCAAGTCGGCTGCTCTTTTAACACAAACTCAACGCCAAGAACGTGCAATAGATGAAATCCATCAAGATCTTAAAACCAAAACGAACCTAATTATCAATAACTTAGATATGGTTGAAAAACGATTAAAAAAGCAGGAAAACTACGTTCAAATATTAGCTAATCTACCTGAGGCTCATGAGCTTGCAAAAGACAAAACGTTTAACGGATTCGTGGAATATGATTCAACAAA CCAATCTATCTTTGATGAAACTTTGAAAAGAGCCAATTCATCTTTGTCCCTCTCTTTCATTCAACCGTCCATAGGGACGACAATATCACCTACAACTGGAGAGAATATGCAGAGTCCATTACATGAAAcatcgacaaacaccaacgtCACTTACCATAACGGTTCGGTAATTAATGGATCTAAGTCAGCGATTCGAAAAGATGGACTTATTTTTCCAAGCATAAAAAAAAAGCCATCTATTATAAATACCACCATTGTCAATGATATATTGGCGCTAAAGGATCTTAAAGTAAGTCTTTTTCGTCTTAATCAGAGAGCTGCACACATGCACAACGCACTCATACTAGGTTTATTTTATACCAAGGTATTCTTAAGACCTGCAAAGTAA